A genomic window from Fibrobacterota bacterium includes:
- the proB gene encoding glutamate 5-kinase yields the protein MSANLRQELLSKAHRVVVKVGTRLLTHEQGGLAPDQLERVVDQIVALRGSGREVVLVTSGAVGIGMGILGHASKPKQLAEKQACAAVGQIRLMHAYDESFARRGVTVAQYLLTAEDFRDPERFSNIRATTDALLRHGVVPIVNENDVVATSEIKVGDNDRLSADVCHFLEADLLVILSDIDGLFTANPKSDPEASLIPIVHRVTPEIESLAGGAGSLASTGGMITKIVAARTVTESGSACVIANGFTSDLVAIASGAPQGTLFLPSENKLGSRKRWIRFVSTPKGRLVLDAGAVQAVVERRTSLLAKGVASVEGSFPAGVVVEMTTGEGHPIARGVANFSAADMARIAGRNSAEIPGILGHSAPQEAIHRDNLFVL from the coding sequence GTGAGCGCGAACCTTCGCCAGGAGCTCTTGTCCAAGGCGCATCGCGTGGTGGTCAAGGTGGGGACGCGCCTTCTGACCCACGAGCAGGGCGGATTGGCTCCGGATCAACTGGAGCGCGTGGTGGATCAGATCGTGGCGCTGCGCGGATCCGGCCGGGAAGTGGTGTTGGTCACCTCCGGAGCCGTCGGGATCGGGATGGGGATCCTGGGGCATGCCTCCAAGCCCAAACAACTGGCGGAAAAACAAGCCTGCGCGGCCGTGGGGCAGATCCGCCTCATGCACGCCTACGACGAATCCTTCGCGCGCCGCGGCGTGACCGTCGCCCAATACCTGCTCACCGCCGAGGATTTCCGCGATCCGGAGCGTTTTTCCAACATCCGCGCCACCACCGACGCCCTGCTTCGCCATGGCGTGGTGCCCATCGTCAACGAAAACGACGTGGTGGCCACTTCCGAAATCAAGGTGGGCGACAACGACCGGCTTTCCGCCGATGTCTGCCACTTTCTGGAAGCCGATCTTCTGGTGATCCTGTCGGACATCGACGGCCTGTTCACCGCCAACCCCAAATCGGATCCGGAGGCGAGCCTGATCCCGATCGTCCATCGCGTCACCCCGGAGATCGAATCCCTGGCGGGCGGCGCGGGAAGCCTCGCCAGCACCGGCGGCATGATCACCAAGATCGTGGCCGCGCGTACCGTCACGGAATCCGGATCCGCCTGTGTGATCGCCAACGGATTCACCTCGGATCTGGTGGCCATCGCCTCGGGCGCTCCGCAGGGAACGCTTTTTTTGCCCTCCGAAAACAAACTGGGCTCCCGCAAGCGCTGGATCCGGTTTGTCAGCACGCCCAAAGGGCGGCTGGTGCTGGATGCCGGCGCCGTCCAAGCGGTGGTGGAGCGCCGCACGTCGCTTCTGGCCAAGGGAGTCGCCTCCGTGGAAGGAAGTTTCCCGGCCGGCGTGGTGGTGGAGATGACCACCGGCGAAGGCCACCCCATCGCCCGCGGCGTGGCCAACTTCAGCGCCGCCGACATGGCCCGCATCGCCGGTCGAAATTCTGCCGAAATCCCGGGTATCCTGGGACACTCCGCCCCCCAGGAAGCCATCCACAGGGACAATCTGTTCGTCTTGTGA
- a CDS encoding penicillin-binding protein activator LpoB, producing the protein MRAIQFLSTPIALAAALLALGGCAGKEVSRIATNSTTDLSGRWNDADSRMVAEDMLKDCLERPWIQSYQSKGKIPRVVVGQIKNRTQEHIPVQTFINDIQRSLVNSGKVEMVADATVREELRTEVGSQAGNATADTKQAAKSETGAELMLSGEISSIIDKEGDEAVVFYQVDLTLIEIQSHKKVWIGDKKIKKFVEQSSLKL; encoded by the coding sequence ATGAGAGCCATTCAATTCCTGTCCACCCCGATCGCCCTGGCGGCCGCGTTGCTGGCCTTGGGAGGATGCGCCGGCAAGGAAGTCAGCCGCATCGCCACCAATTCCACCACCGACCTCTCCGGCCGCTGGAACGATGCGGATTCCCGCATGGTCGCGGAAGACATGCTCAAGGACTGCCTGGAACGCCCCTGGATCCAGTCCTACCAGAGCAAAGGAAAAATCCCCCGCGTCGTCGTGGGCCAGATCAAGAACCGCACCCAAGAACACATCCCCGTCCAGACCTTCATCAACGACATCCAGCGTTCCTTGGTGAATTCCGGCAAGGTGGAGATGGTGGCGGATGCCACCGTTCGCGAAGAACTCCGCACCGAGGTGGGAAGCCAAGCCGGCAACGCCACCGCCGACACCAAACAGGCGGCCAAGTCCGAGACCGGCGCCGAACTCATGCTCTCCGGCGAAATTTCCAGCATCATCGACAAGGAAGGCGACGAAGCCGTCGTCTTCTACCAGGTCGATCTGACCCTCATCGAAATCCAAAGCCACAAGAAGGTCTGGATCGGCGACAAGAAGATCAAGAAGTTCGTCGAGCAGAGCTCCCTGAAGCTCTGA
- a CDS encoding chitobiase/beta-hexosaminidase C-terminal domain-containing protein → MRKPFVWATALSLAATGLFLASCDDSKGSAPTSSESNSTTINNNGTGTSTVDYSLNITSPSNGDTTVPNATTAITIRGKVSPASGAKITVNGADANVVASGDFTSKSVNLSVGVNSIVVRLSNDTSKKETIQVIRRLDAPSITPVGYPADQRDFPDSVTLKFDAATGTTDSIRYTTNGVSSRLTSSDPKVASGTTKRIFGTTTIKAASLRSFGAGTISSDTVTIEFVVGKRVAKPYFSTPRQDSSKVAKKIAILGFGPSDTVRYTTDGGDPNETSPIYKDSILVSDSSTIIAKSFRGKNIPSPACTTTVRMIAADPVISVKSGSYTSQRYVSIKSSSGIPVYYTTDGSDPTDQSFQYTDTLLIDSNVTIKAIAARQGWRKSKVVSATYSFKVANPNLSFRTGNYDTTQLLTITDSAAGASIRYTLDGSTPTCNSTVYNPDSLLRLDSNVTVKTIACKTGWAPSEVATGSYTFKVAKILFAPDSGIYRDYQSVKLSTRSPGVSLYVTRDSTTPSWDASGAPKGSTRKIVPGDTLLITKSQWLRVAAARNGWANSVPDSRRYIIEGDTLLVDDFEQNSLTRKIGYDWRFWACGYCVNTGIPNQMEANITDTTTDWNRQIGFRHGKIDFRIPNMGAERISDGRTGPGYAGYSVGVPPDLMGETYRMVFWARWKKGDASLPDSVPMITEMSWKKNDNQNGYYRDGFHRYTEWVGSTWKRFVLDYSAFYAAGNAYMPTGLLDSTDTKPRSYWIINGYPDSARMRSMGLSKFEGEVWHSSAWKPRWVWDADHDFWVKNDITNFRWSIIQPSTEKDSIAKLTHGEWVMAPKDTVVAGGKDSVVVRPKYCGDCHQPTSPYYDEVLRGTFLKNLSGSLEIDRIQLVRRPQISGGTNIEETKKDTVATK, encoded by the coding sequence ATGAGGAAACCATTTGTTTGGGCAACAGCCCTGAGCTTGGCCGCCACGGGGCTTTTCCTGGCCTCCTGCGATGACAGCAAGGGCTCGGCCCCCACGTCCAGCGAGTCGAACTCGACCACGATCAACAACAACGGGACCGGCACCTCCACGGTCGACTACTCGCTGAACATCACCAGCCCGTCCAATGGCGACACCACCGTTCCCAACGCAACGACGGCCATCACCATCCGCGGCAAGGTCAGCCCCGCTTCCGGCGCCAAGATCACGGTCAACGGCGCCGATGCGAACGTGGTCGCTTCCGGCGACTTCACCTCGAAATCCGTCAATCTCAGCGTCGGTGTCAACTCGATCGTCGTGCGCCTGTCCAACGACACCTCCAAGAAGGAAACCATCCAGGTCATCCGCCGCCTGGACGCTCCCAGCATCACGCCGGTCGGATACCCGGCCGACCAGCGGGACTTTCCGGACTCCGTCACCCTCAAGTTCGATGCGGCCACCGGTACCACCGACAGCATTCGCTACACCACCAACGGCGTCTCCTCCCGCTTGACCTCGTCCGACCCCAAGGTTGCCAGCGGCACGACCAAGCGCATCTTCGGCACCACCACCATCAAGGCCGCCTCGCTTCGATCCTTCGGTGCCGGAACCATTTCCTCTGACACGGTGACCATCGAATTCGTGGTCGGAAAGCGCGTGGCCAAGCCGTACTTCAGCACGCCTCGCCAGGACAGCTCCAAGGTCGCCAAGAAAATCGCCATCCTCGGGTTCGGCCCCTCCGACACCGTGCGCTACACCACCGACGGCGGCGACCCCAACGAAACATCGCCCATCTACAAGGATTCCATCCTTGTTTCGGACAGTTCCACGATCATCGCCAAGTCTTTCCGCGGCAAGAACATCCCGAGCCCGGCTTGCACCACCACCGTGCGCATGATCGCCGCGGATCCTGTCATTTCCGTGAAATCCGGCTCCTACACCTCGCAGCGCTACGTGAGCATCAAGAGTTCCTCGGGAATTCCTGTGTACTACACCACCGATGGATCCGATCCCACCGATCAATCGTTCCAGTATACGGACACCCTCCTGATCGACTCCAACGTCACGATCAAGGCCATCGCCGCGCGCCAGGGCTGGCGAAAGAGCAAGGTCGTCAGCGCCACCTATTCGTTCAAGGTGGCCAATCCCAATTTGAGTTTCCGCACCGGAAACTACGACACCACCCAATTGCTGACCATCACCGACTCCGCCGCCGGGGCATCCATCCGCTACACCTTGGATGGCTCCACGCCCACCTGCAATTCCACCGTCTACAATCCGGATTCGCTCTTGCGGTTGGACTCCAACGTCACCGTGAAGACCATCGCCTGCAAGACCGGTTGGGCTCCCTCCGAGGTCGCGACCGGCAGCTACACCTTCAAGGTGGCCAAGATCCTGTTCGCGCCGGATTCCGGCATCTACCGCGACTACCAGAGCGTGAAGCTCAGCACTCGCTCGCCGGGTGTGAGCCTCTACGTGACCCGCGACAGCACCACCCCCAGCTGGGATGCGTCGGGCGCCCCCAAGGGAAGCACTCGCAAGATCGTTCCTGGCGACACCCTGCTGATCACCAAGAGCCAGTGGCTTCGCGTGGCCGCCGCCCGCAACGGCTGGGCGAATTCCGTCCCGGACTCGCGCCGTTACATCATCGAAGGCGACACTCTGCTGGTGGACGACTTCGAACAGAACAGCCTGACCCGCAAGATCGGCTACGACTGGCGCTTCTGGGCCTGCGGCTACTGCGTGAACACGGGCATCCCCAACCAGATGGAAGCCAACATCACGGACACGACCACCGACTGGAATCGCCAGATCGGGTTCCGTCACGGCAAGATCGATTTCCGCATTCCCAATATGGGTGCCGAACGCATCTCCGACGGCAGGACCGGACCTGGTTACGCAGGCTACTCCGTGGGCGTGCCCCCCGACCTGATGGGCGAGACCTACCGCATGGTGTTCTGGGCCCGATGGAAGAAGGGGGATGCATCGCTTCCTGATTCCGTGCCGATGATCACCGAAATGTCCTGGAAGAAAAACGACAACCAAAACGGCTACTACCGCGATGGCTTCCATCGCTACACCGAATGGGTGGGCTCCACCTGGAAACGCTTCGTGCTGGACTACTCGGCTTTCTATGCGGCCGGTAACGCCTACATGCCGACTGGGCTGCTGGATTCCACGGATACCAAGCCCAGGAGCTATTGGATCATCAACGGCTATCCGGATTCCGCCAGGATGCGTTCCATGGGGCTATCCAAGTTCGAAGGCGAAGTCTGGCATTCCAGCGCATGGAAGCCAAGGTGGGTCTGGGACGCCGATCACGATTTCTGGGTCAAGAACGACATCACCAATTTCCGCTGGTCCATCATCCAGCCCAGCACGGAAAAGGACTCGATCGCGAAGCTAACGCACGGTGAATGGGTGATGGCGCCCAAGGACACGGTTGTAGCCGGAGGAAAGGACTCGGTCGTCGTCCGACCCAAGTACTGCGGCGATTGCCATCAGCCTACCAGCCCCTACTACGACGAAGTGCTGCGAGGCACCTTTCTCAAGAACCTGAGCGGCTCGCTGGAAATCGACCGCATCCAGTTGGTGCGCCGCCCGCAGATCTCCGGCGGAACCAACATCGAGGAAACGAAAAAGGACACAGTGGCCACCAAGTAG
- the nadB gene encoding L-aspartate oxidase: MVDFLVVGSGIAGLTYALKVAQAGSVAILTKADAGETGTRSAQGGIASVMSSDDNFSSHVDDTLVAGDGLCDADAVNILVEEGPEAVRNLIDWGVNFTRLGGKASAFDLHREGGHGKARILHAGDITGAEIERALLEAVRSHPNIRVLEHRFALELITGHFLVEEIDAKLTCHGVYALDRDSGRIETWLSPRTVLCTGGVGQVYLHTTNPTVSTGDGIAMASRAGARVANMEFLQFHPTALYDPMRGSFLISEAVRGAGAILLDSRGDALMAQEHKLKDLAPRDIVTRAIDRRMKALGDPCVYLDARSLGSHAQKKFPNIYARCLEAGIRMDRQPIPVTPSAHYLCGGIDTDLHGRTSIRGLYACGECAHTGVHGANRLASNSLLEAVVFSARAAEHSLAQKVSPVASRLVRRWDRKGTKEHREEIVIRHLHDTVRRIMWDFVGIVRTSDRLQRAAKHLRLVRDEVEVFYKGTVITQSLLELRNAARVAQLITECAIRRRESRGLHSSLDFPRHAQEPRNTVLRHRV, encoded by the coding sequence ATGGTGGATTTCCTGGTGGTGGGAAGCGGTATCGCGGGCCTGACCTACGCGCTGAAGGTGGCGCAGGCAGGCTCCGTCGCCATTCTCACCAAGGCGGATGCCGGAGAGACCGGGACGAGGTCGGCCCAAGGCGGCATCGCTTCCGTGATGAGCTCCGACGACAATTTTTCCAGCCACGTGGACGATACCCTCGTGGCCGGCGACGGTCTTTGCGATGCGGATGCGGTGAACATCCTGGTCGAAGAAGGGCCGGAAGCGGTCCGCAACCTGATCGATTGGGGAGTGAATTTCACTCGATTGGGCGGCAAGGCCAGCGCCTTCGATCTCCATCGCGAGGGTGGACATGGCAAGGCACGCATCCTGCACGCCGGCGACATCACCGGTGCGGAAATCGAACGGGCTCTCCTGGAGGCCGTCCGCAGCCATCCCAATATCAGGGTCCTGGAGCACCGGTTCGCGCTCGAGCTGATCACGGGACACTTTCTGGTAGAAGAAATCGATGCCAAGCTGACTTGCCACGGCGTCTACGCGCTGGACCGGGATTCCGGCCGGATCGAGACCTGGCTCTCCCCGCGGACGGTTCTGTGCACCGGAGGCGTCGGGCAGGTGTATCTGCACACCACCAATCCCACCGTGTCCACCGGCGACGGCATCGCGATGGCCTCGCGCGCGGGAGCCCGGGTGGCCAACATGGAATTCCTGCAATTCCATCCGACCGCACTGTACGACCCCATGCGAGGGTCGTTCTTGATTTCCGAAGCGGTGCGCGGCGCCGGTGCGATCCTGCTGGACAGCCGTGGCGATGCCCTGATGGCCCAGGAACACAAACTGAAGGACCTCGCGCCACGCGACATCGTCACGCGGGCGATCGATCGACGCATGAAGGCTCTGGGCGATCCCTGTGTGTATCTGGATGCGCGCTCCCTGGGGAGCCACGCGCAAAAGAAATTTCCCAACATCTACGCGCGCTGCCTGGAAGCGGGGATCCGGATGGATCGCCAACCGATTCCTGTCACGCCTTCCGCCCACTACCTGTGCGGGGGCATCGACACCGACCTCCATGGCCGCACCAGCATCCGCGGGCTGTACGCCTGTGGCGAATGCGCCCATACGGGCGTGCACGGGGCCAACCGCCTGGCCTCCAATTCCCTCCTGGAGGCCGTGGTCTTTTCCGCACGGGCAGCGGAACACTCGCTGGCCCAAAAGGTCTCGCCGGTCGCTTCCCGGCTCGTGCGGCGATGGGACCGCAAGGGGACCAAGGAACATCGCGAGGAGATCGTGATCCGGCACCTGCACGACACCGTGCGGCGGATCATGTGGGATTTCGTGGGGATCGTCCGCACCTCGGACCGCCTCCAGCGCGCGGCCAAGCATCTTCGCTTGGTGCGCGACGAGGTGGAGGTGTTCTACAAGGGTACGGTGATCACGCAAAGCCTGCTGGAACTGCGCAACGCCGCCCGGGTGGCCCAACTCATCACGGAATGCGCCATCCGCCGCCGGGAAAGCCGCGGCCTCCACAGTTCGTTGGACTTTCCGCGCCACGCCCAGGAACCTCGCAACACCGTTTTGCGCCACCGGGTCTGA
- a CDS encoding substrate-binding domain-containing protein, with amino-acid sequence MRVCMDKFCVLVAIAFVGASHAQVSMTASSEFQPALDELRKAFTTQWGIPTRVIYGSSGAMAEAAKAPGVDLFLSGAKPLADAIAASDRAEEGVYVIASAPVGTWVRGSKVQPDALLSHLSRENIGRIAIADTVLSPDGRAAVEAMHNLQAWPDIRKRLVVLANPQVVVDSLVAYKLEPSESSEPSDSVAATESDTAKQPPKRDSAHKDSSKKETKSRKQAKAPQALAPITDAFLPQPLLWNTPVAGQGRWVALDGAISPAMRPCLVPLKSVNPSRTEATRKFLQFLQSPKGRSILAARGFLPVPQ; translated from the coding sequence ATGCGCGTTTGCATGGATAAATTCTGTGTCTTGGTCGCCATCGCCTTCGTTGGTGCATCGCACGCCCAGGTTTCGATGACGGCCTCCTCGGAGTTCCAGCCCGCCCTCGACGAGCTGAGGAAGGCCTTCACCACCCAGTGGGGAATCCCCACGCGGGTGATCTACGGAAGCTCCGGAGCCATGGCGGAGGCCGCCAAAGCACCAGGAGTGGACCTCTTCTTGTCCGGAGCCAAGCCCCTGGCCGATGCGATCGCCGCCTCGGATCGCGCCGAGGAAGGCGTGTATGTCATCGCCTCGGCTCCGGTGGGGACCTGGGTGCGCGGATCCAAGGTCCAGCCCGACGCGCTTCTTTCCCATCTCAGCCGCGAAAACATCGGGCGCATCGCCATCGCGGACACCGTTCTCTCGCCGGATGGCCGCGCCGCAGTGGAAGCCATGCACAATCTCCAAGCTTGGCCGGACATTCGCAAACGCCTCGTGGTTCTGGCCAACCCGCAGGTGGTGGTGGACTCCCTTGTCGCCTACAAACTCGAGCCCTCCGAGTCTTCCGAGCCCTCCGATTCGGTCGCGGCCACGGAATCGGACACGGCCAAGCAGCCGCCCAAGCGAGACTCCGCCCACAAGGACTCCTCGAAGAAAGAGACGAAATCCCGCAAACAGGCGAAAGCCCCACAGGCTCTCGCGCCGATCACGGACGCCTTCCTGCCCCAGCCGCTTTTGTGGAACACTCCGGTGGCCGGCCAAGGCCGCTGGGTCGCGCTGGATGGTGCGATCTCCCCGGCGATGCGCCCCTGCCTGGTGCCTTTGAAATCCGTGAATCCCTCCCGCACGGAAGCCACCCGCAAGTTCCTGCAATTCCTGCAATCCCCCAAAGGTCGCTCCATCCTGGCCGCTCGCGGATTCCTTCCCGTCCCGCAATAG
- a CDS encoding ABC transporter substrate-binding protein — MRKLTLALASTLFFSSCQSSDRSATDQAARSPRHGGTIVLASWGGPKTFNPIVSNESSSSEFSQYLFAGLTDIDAHTGLPKPQLAESWTTDSTGKVFTFRLRPGLSFNDGSPLRASDVVFTWNQLAFDTAVECAMRDILMVDGKLPQVKALDSLTVEFRLPTVFGPFLAAAGGLPILSEKRLRNRTGIDFNSVYGITTPPDSLIGAGPFRLVRYEPGSRGIYVPNPFWYRKDSAGNRLPYLDTILLTIVQDQKAEVLKFKAGEIDVMAVTPQDFPVMKPLEAEGNFAVKKLGPSLSQIFLFFNQNQGKDKKGKPYVDPVKLAWFTDVRFRRAVSWAIDRKNIRDIVWNGLGGEVNGPFSPSSKYWWNSNLPYFRKDIDSAKADLAAAGFTKGADGKLHDAKGNQVKFTLLTNTENQMRIDMAGLIRKDLEALGIDVMFVQVEFNALVSRLDATFDWDATLLGLSGGGAEPHFGANVWVSSGRTHMWYPKQKKPATAWEATLDSLVVAGVTTADTAARKRAYDSLQSVVHRQQPYIYIGHPESMHAIRNRFGNIDPTVLGGALHNIDEIYVLK, encoded by the coding sequence ATGCGCAAACTGACGCTCGCCCTAGCCTCCACCCTGTTTTTTTCCTCCTGCCAGAGCTCGGACCGTTCCGCGACGGATCAGGCAGCTCGCTCCCCCCGGCATGGAGGGACGATCGTCCTGGCCAGTTGGGGAGGTCCGAAGACCTTCAATCCGATCGTTTCCAACGAATCCTCATCCTCCGAATTCTCCCAATATCTCTTCGCGGGTTTGACGGACATCGACGCCCACACCGGCCTGCCAAAGCCGCAGCTCGCGGAAAGCTGGACCACGGATTCCACCGGCAAGGTGTTCACCTTCAGGCTCCGCCCCGGCCTATCCTTCAACGACGGCTCGCCGCTGCGGGCCAGCGACGTGGTGTTCACCTGGAACCAGCTCGCCTTCGACACCGCGGTGGAATGCGCCATGCGCGACATCCTGATGGTGGACGGCAAACTGCCCCAAGTGAAGGCTCTGGACAGCCTCACCGTCGAATTCCGCCTCCCCACCGTCTTCGGCCCTTTCCTGGCGGCGGCCGGCGGCCTCCCCATCCTTTCCGAAAAGCGCCTCCGGAACAGGACAGGAATCGACTTCAATTCCGTCTACGGGATCACCACCCCGCCGGATTCGCTCATCGGCGCCGGTCCTTTCCGGCTGGTCCGCTACGAACCGGGAAGCCGTGGCATCTACGTGCCCAATCCGTTCTGGTACCGGAAGGATTCCGCGGGCAATCGCCTGCCCTACCTGGACACCATCCTTCTGACCATCGTGCAGGACCAGAAGGCGGAGGTGCTGAAGTTCAAAGCCGGCGAAATCGACGTGATGGCCGTGACCCCGCAGGATTTCCCGGTGATGAAGCCATTGGAGGCGGAAGGGAACTTCGCCGTCAAGAAGCTCGGCCCCAGTCTTTCGCAGATCTTCCTGTTCTTCAACCAGAACCAAGGCAAGGACAAGAAAGGCAAACCCTATGTGGATCCCGTCAAGCTCGCCTGGTTCACCGATGTCAGATTCCGTCGGGCCGTGAGCTGGGCCATCGATCGCAAGAACATCCGCGACATCGTATGGAACGGACTGGGGGGTGAAGTCAACGGGCCGTTCTCGCCCAGCAGCAAATACTGGTGGAACTCGAATTTGCCGTACTTCCGCAAGGACATCGACTCGGCGAAAGCGGATCTCGCGGCGGCAGGTTTCACGAAGGGTGCGGACGGAAAACTCCACGACGCCAAGGGAAACCAGGTCAAGTTCACGCTCCTGACCAACACGGAAAACCAGATGCGCATCGACATGGCCGGCCTGATCCGCAAGGATCTGGAAGCGTTGGGCATCGACGTGATGTTCGTGCAGGTGGAATTCAACGCGTTGGTGAGCCGCCTGGACGCGACCTTCGACTGGGACGCCACCCTGCTGGGCCTGAGCGGAGGAGGCGCCGAACCGCACTTCGGCGCCAACGTGTGGGTTTCGTCCGGTCGCACGCACATGTGGTACCCCAAGCAAAAGAAGCCCGCCACCGCCTGGGAAGCCACCTTGGACAGCTTGGTGGTCGCCGGGGTCACAACCGCCGACACCGCCGCCCGCAAAAGGGCGTACGACAGCCTCCAGTCGGTCGTGCACCGCCAGCAACCGTACATCTACATCGGACATCCCGAATCGATGCACGCCATCCGAAACCGGTTCGGGAACATCGACCCCACCGTGCTGGGCGGCGCGCTCCACAACATCGACGAGATCTACGTCCTCAAGTGA
- a CDS encoding ABC transporter permease, translating to MKSFVLKRFLAMIPMLLGVSLIAFALLSLSPGDPLAAQRGNPQVPDELIRRIESQYGFDRPVPEQYVRWLSRVVRGDLGYSFKFKRPVAEVIRERLGATLLLALFSTLLTWTFAVPLGVWAALRRSEWPDKTISVFSFVGMSLPSFFLALLLLYAATVIPPLPLFGRVPIGGLVSSGFDRMGLFERILDVAKHLLLPGIVLTIGGLAGLQRIARGSTLETLSQPYILAARARGLSERRILWRHAFRNAANPLITLLGFEFSALLSGAAFTEIITSWPGMGLLALEAVRSKDQFLVMATVLMGAVLLMVGNLLSDLLHAWNDPRVKVS from the coding sequence GTGAAGTCGTTCGTTCTCAAACGCTTTCTGGCGATGATTCCGATGCTCCTGGGAGTGTCGTTGATCGCCTTTGCGCTTTTGAGCCTTTCGCCCGGCGACCCATTGGCCGCCCAACGCGGCAATCCCCAGGTCCCGGACGAACTGATCCGCCGGATCGAATCGCAATACGGCTTCGATCGCCCCGTTCCGGAGCAATACGTCCGCTGGCTTTCCAGGGTGGTCCGGGGTGATCTCGGCTACAGCTTCAAGTTCAAGCGACCCGTGGCCGAGGTGATCCGCGAACGGCTGGGTGCCACGCTCCTTCTCGCGCTTTTCTCCACCCTCCTGACATGGACGTTCGCCGTTCCGCTGGGCGTGTGGGCGGCCCTTCGCCGAAGCGAATGGCCGGACAAGACGATTTCCGTCTTCTCGTTCGTGGGAATGAGCCTGCCCTCGTTCTTCCTCGCGCTTTTGCTCCTGTACGCGGCCACGGTCATCCCTCCGCTGCCCTTGTTCGGGCGCGTCCCCATCGGGGGGTTGGTTTCCTCGGGATTCGATCGCATGGGACTGTTCGAACGGATCCTGGATGTCGCCAAGCATTTGCTGCTGCCCGGCATCGTGCTGACCATCGGCGGATTGGCCGGCTTGCAGCGCATCGCACGGGGCTCCACGCTGGAAACCCTCTCGCAGCCCTACATCCTGGCCGCTCGCGCCCGCGGCTTGTCCGAGCGGCGCATCCTGTGGCGACACGCCTTTCGAAACGCCGCCAACCCCCTGATCACCCTTTTGGGTTTCGAGTTTTCCGCCCTCCTTTCCGGCGCCGCCTTCACGGAGATCATCACCAGCTGGCCCGGCATGGGCCTGTTGGCCCTGGAGGCGGTCCGTTCCAAAGACCAATTCCTGGTCATGGCCACGGTGCTCATGGGAGCCGTCCTGTTGATGGTGGGCAACCTCCTTTCCGATCTCCTGCACGCATGGAACGATCCGCGGGTGAAGGTCTCGTGA
- a CDS encoding ABC transporter permease — MSANASSSKLSRAFGKTILAKLSLGILGLLYLGALLAGWLAPYGYDDESRSHSWAPPSSLHWTHGRPSVHPVAFTFDESARRVYVEDTSKSIPVRLFVNGRLFGLDSAEATSVSDGRVARLYLLGADARGRDLLSRLLYGSRISLSIGVVGVAISTLVALVVGGLAGFFGGWVDRSLMRVCEVFMLIPSFYLLMLLRATLPLDWDSRVVYLSIVLILSFIGWAGLARVIRGLVQSLRSADYIVAARALGVRPLTILRRHALPQTFGFLAIQATLSIPGYVVAESGLSLLGLGIQDPQTSWGNLLQESMSIAEIRLHPWSLLPGLALFLAVLSYNLAGDALRDALDPRGDR, encoded by the coding sequence GTGAGCGCGAACGCCTCCAGCTCCAAGCTCTCCCGCGCCTTCGGGAAAACCATCCTGGCCAAGCTCTCGCTGGGCATCCTTGGCCTCCTGTACCTGGGGGCGCTGCTGGCGGGGTGGCTCGCGCCTTACGGCTACGACGACGAATCCCGCTCGCATTCGTGGGCCCCGCCTTCCAGCCTGCACTGGACCCATGGCCGACCGAGCGTTCACCCCGTGGCCTTCACCTTCGACGAGTCCGCCCGGCGCGTGTACGTGGAAGACACGTCGAAATCCATCCCCGTACGACTGTTCGTCAACGGGCGATTGTTCGGACTCGATTCGGCGGAAGCAACCTCCGTGTCCGATGGACGTGTCGCCCGGCTTTACCTGCTGGGCGCCGACGCGCGTGGTCGCGACCTGCTTTCGAGGCTTCTGTACGGCAGCCGCATCTCCCTTTCCATCGGGGTGGTGGGCGTGGCCATCTCCACCCTGGTCGCTCTTGTGGTGGGCGGACTCGCGGGGTTCTTCGGGGGATGGGTGGATCGTTCCCTGATGCGGGTGTGCGAGGTGTTCATGCTGATCCCTTCGTTCTACCTCCTGATGCTCCTGCGCGCCACGTTGCCGCTGGATTGGGATTCGCGCGTGGTCTATCTCTCGATCGTGCTCATCCTTTCCTTCATCGGTTGGGCCGGCCTGGCCCGCGTGATCCGGGGCTTGGTCCAGTCGCTGCGTTCGGCCGACTACATCGTGGCCGCCCGCGCCCTGGGCGTGCGACCTCTCACCATCCTGCGCCGCCATGCACTTCCCCAGACCTTCGGATTTTTGGCGATCCAGGCCACCTTGTCGATTCCCGGTTACGTGGTGGCCGAAAGCGGATTGTCCCTGCTGGGGCTGGGCATCCAGGACCCGCAGACCTCGTGGGGCAACCTCCTGCAGGAGTCGATGTCCATCGCCGAAATCCGTCTGCACCCCTGGAGCCTGCTTCCCGGCTTGGCCCTGTTCCTGGCGGTCCTTTCCTACAACCTCGCCGGCGACGCCCTGCGCGACGCCTTGGACCCGCGAGGGGACCGATGA